In Firmicutes bacterium ASF500, a single genomic region encodes these proteins:
- the hemW gene encoding Heme chaperone HemW, which yields MRRRQAAGERLGIYIHIPFCRSKCDYCDFYSLAGQEGRMDEYQRALLTHLRETAPMASSCVVDTVYFGGGTPSWYGAKRLRELLSAIRKAYRVEKGAEITLEANPDSVDFKSLRALRRAGFNRVSFGIQSACPGELEAVHRPHTAQRGDQAVEEARRAGLKNVSLDLIYGLPGQTGASWRETVEHALSLAPEHLSCYGLKVEEGTLLADRVARGETLPDDDSQADMYLWAVDRLAQAGYEQYEISNFARPGLLSRHNLRYWQLRPYLGFGPAAHSDFGGRRYAWVRDLEGYMSGVLSGGKLLDSQELIPEKERGSEYLMLGLRTAQGVEEWEYRGRYFMDFSPIEGRLEEFAAQGWAVKTAEGRWRLTPKGFLVSNQLIGDLLERQERASLGELLPKAQARYQGRTQRR from the coding sequence ATGCGAAGGAGACAGGCGGCGGGGGAGCGGCTGGGCATTTACATCCACATTCCCTTTTGCCGGAGCAAATGCGATTACTGTGATTTCTATTCCCTGGCCGGTCAGGAGGGGCGGATGGACGAGTATCAGCGGGCGCTGCTGACCCATCTGAGGGAGACCGCCCCCATGGCGTCCAGCTGTGTGGTGGACACGGTCTACTTCGGCGGGGGCACCCCCAGCTGGTATGGGGCCAAGCGCCTGCGGGAGCTGCTGTCCGCCATCCGGAAGGCCTACCGGGTGGAGAAGGGGGCGGAGATCACCCTCGAGGCCAACCCGGACAGCGTGGACTTCAAGTCCCTGCGGGCCCTGCGGCGTGCGGGCTTCAACCGGGTGTCCTTCGGAATCCAGTCGGCCTGCCCCGGGGAGCTGGAGGCAGTCCACCGGCCCCACACGGCCCAGCGGGGGGACCAGGCAGTGGAGGAGGCCCGGCGGGCGGGGCTGAAAAACGTGTCGCTGGACCTGATCTACGGCCTGCCCGGGCAGACCGGGGCCAGCTGGCGGGAGACGGTGGAGCACGCCCTGTCTCTGGCCCCGGAGCACCTGTCCTGCTACGGCCTGAAGGTGGAGGAGGGCACCCTCCTGGCCGACCGGGTCGCCCGGGGGGAGACCCTGCCCGACGACGACAGTCAGGCGGATATGTACCTCTGGGCGGTGGACCGGCTGGCCCAGGCGGGCTATGAGCAGTATGAGATCTCCAACTTCGCCAGGCCGGGCCTTCTCTCCCGGCATAACCTGCGGTACTGGCAGCTGCGGCCCTATCTGGGCTTCGGCCCGGCGGCCCACTCCGACTTCGGCGGACGGCGGTACGCCTGGGTCCGGGACCTGGAGGGGTACATGAGCGGCGTGCTGTCCGGCGGGAAACTGCTGGACAGCCAGGAGCTGATTCCCGAGAAGGAGCGGGGGAGCGAATACCTGATGCTGGGCCTGCGCACCGCCCAGGGGGTGGAGGAGTGGGAGTACCGGGGGCGGTATTTTATGGACTTCTCCCCCATCGAGGGCCGGCTGGAGGAGTTCGCCGCCCAGGGCTGGGCGGTAAAGACGGCGGAGGGCCGCTGGCGGCTCACCCCCAAGGGCTTTCTGGTGTCCAACCAGCTGATCGGCGACCTGCTGGAGCGCCAGGAACGGGCCAGCCTGGGCGAGCTGCTCCCCAAGGCCCAGGCCCGCTATCAGGGCAGGACCCAGCGGCGGTAG
- the murAB gene encoding UDP-N-acetylglucosamine 1-carboxyvinyltransferase 2: protein MTKYLIHGGNTLHGTIQISGAKNAAVAIIPATLLVDGVCRIENVPQISDVTLILQILRELGADVRMVNRTTLEVDCSHIRNRQVPYELARRIRASYYLVGSLLGRFGWAEVPLPGGCDLGGRPVDQHIKGFVAMGAEVDVRNGLIYARVPNGARLSGGQVYLDIVSVGATMNIMLAAALASGRTVIENAAKEPHIVDLANFLNSMGADIRGAGTDVIKIRGVSRLRGGAYSIIPDQIEAGTYMAAVAAAGGEVLIKNVIPKHLDCITAKLVEMGVDVEERDDALLLRREGPMGRVNVKTMPYPGFPTDMQPQIAAVLCVAQGTSVLTEGVWDNRYRYVDEFRRMGAHIQVDGKVAVIEGVDHLTGAPVHACDLRAGAAMIIAGLAAQGVTEIDGIHHIERGYETIVEKLASLGADIQTVAIPDEESQVQVS, encoded by the coding sequence TTGACAAAATATTTGATTCACGGAGGAAATACCCTCCACGGAACCATCCAGATCAGCGGGGCCAAAAACGCCGCTGTAGCAATCATTCCCGCCACTCTGCTGGTAGACGGCGTGTGCCGCATTGAAAACGTCCCCCAGATCAGCGACGTGACGCTGATCCTTCAGATTTTAAGAGAGCTGGGCGCCGACGTGCGCATGGTGAACCGGACCACCCTGGAGGTGGACTGCTCCCATATCCGCAACCGACAGGTGCCCTATGAGCTGGCCCGGAGGATTCGAGCCAGCTATTACTTGGTCGGCTCCCTGCTGGGCCGGTTCGGCTGGGCGGAGGTCCCCCTGCCCGGCGGCTGTGACCTGGGCGGACGGCCCGTGGACCAGCACATCAAGGGCTTTGTGGCTATGGGGGCCGAGGTGGACGTGCGCAACGGCCTGATTTACGCCCGGGTGCCCAACGGGGCCCGGCTGTCCGGGGGACAGGTCTATCTGGATATTGTCTCCGTGGGGGCCACCATGAATATCATGCTGGCCGCTGCCCTGGCCAGCGGCCGCACCGTCATCGAAAACGCCGCCAAGGAGCCCCATATCGTGGATCTGGCCAACTTCCTCAACTCCATGGGGGCCGACATCCGGGGGGCGGGCACCGACGTAATCAAGATCAGAGGCGTGTCCCGGCTGAGGGGCGGCGCCTACTCCATCATCCCCGACCAGATCGAGGCGGGCACCTATATGGCCGCTGTGGCCGCCGCCGGGGGCGAGGTGCTCATTAAAAACGTCATCCCCAAGCACCTGGACTGCATCACCGCCAAGCTGGTGGAGATGGGGGTGGACGTGGAGGAGCGGGACGACGCCCTCCTTCTCCGCCGGGAGGGCCCTATGGGCCGGGTGAACGTAAAGACCATGCCCTACCCCGGCTTTCCCACCGATATGCAGCCTCAGATCGCCGCCGTCCTGTGCGTGGCGCAGGGCACCAGCGTCCTCACCGAGGGGGTGTGGGACAACCGTTACCGCTATGTGGACGAGTTCCGCCGCATGGGGGCCCACATCCAGGTGGACGGCAAGGTGGCCGTCATCGAGGGGGTGGACCACCTGACGGGAGCTCCCGTTCACGCCTGCGACCTGCGGGCCGGAGCCGCCATGATTATCGCTGGTCTGGCCGCTCAGGGCGTCACCGAGATCGACGGCATCCACCACATTGAGCGGGGCTATGAGACCATCGTGGAAAAGCTGGCCAGCCTGGGCGCTGACATCCAGACCGTCGCCATCCCAGACGAGGAAAGTCAGGTACAGGTGAGTTGA
- the yycJ gene encoding Putative metallo-hydrolase YycJ, whose protein sequence is MFTFTTIASGSTGNAGLVSCGDTHILLDAGISAKRVTAGLAELGVKPHQLSAILLTHEHSDHVSGLRVLTKKAGAPIYATHPTLLEWSRRNRCDEVEALLRPHEAGTGFQIGSLWVESFPTPHDAAGSVGWSIAGEGVRMVLCTDLGHVTEPVRRAVAGCDLLVCESNHDVDWVKSGPYSYYLKQRILGDYGHLSNEAGAELAAFAVENGTRSVILAHLSQTNNTPARAYETAALRLMAMDCDLERDISLWVAPASALGPTWSPKEAPVC, encoded by the coding sequence TTGTTCACCTTTACCACTATCGCCAGCGGTTCCACGGGCAACGCCGGGCTGGTGTCCTGTGGGGACACCCATATTTTACTGGACGCGGGGATTTCCGCCAAGCGCGTCACCGCCGGTCTGGCGGAGCTGGGGGTGAAGCCCCATCAGCTGTCCGCCATCCTGCTCACCCATGAGCACAGCGACCACGTGTCCGGCCTGCGGGTGCTGACCAAAAAGGCGGGGGCTCCCATCTACGCCACCCATCCCACCCTGCTGGAGTGGTCCCGGCGGAACCGGTGCGACGAGGTAGAGGCGCTGCTCCGGCCTCATGAGGCGGGGACCGGGTTTCAGATCGGCTCGCTGTGGGTGGAGTCCTTCCCCACCCCCCACGACGCGGCGGGCAGCGTAGGCTGGTCCATCGCCGGGGAGGGGGTCCGCATGGTGCTGTGCACCGACCTGGGCCATGTCACCGAGCCGGTCCGCCGGGCGGTGGCGGGCTGTGACCTGCTGGTGTGCGAGTCCAATCACGACGTGGACTGGGTCAAATCGGGGCCCTACTCTTATTACTTAAAGCAGCGCATTTTGGGGGACTACGGCCACCTGTCCAACGAGGCGGGTGCCGAGCTGGCCGCTTTCGCCGTGGAGAACGGCACCCGGTCGGTGATCCTGGCCCACCTGTCCCAGACCAACAACACCCCCGCCCGGGCCTATGAGACGGCGGCCCTCCGCCTGATGGCTATGGACTGCGACCTGGAGCGGGACATCTCCCTGTGGGTGGCCCCGGCCAGCGCTCTGGGCCCCACCTGGAGCCCCAAGGAGGCACCGGTATGCTGA
- the rlmH gene encoding Ribosomal RNA large subunit methyltransferase H, with amino-acid sequence MLNVYVICVGKLKEKFYKDACAEYVKRLSPYCKLTVVEIPEVKLPKDPTLGEITNALSKEGDAIRAKIPPSSRVVALCVEGRMRSSEEIPQMFPVPGRSLEKHMVFLIGGSYGLHPSIKAEANTQLSMSPMTFPHHLARVMLLEQIYRAFKINEGSSYHK; translated from the coding sequence ATGCTGAACGTCTATGTGATCTGCGTGGGCAAGCTGAAGGAGAAATTCTACAAGGACGCCTGCGCCGAGTATGTCAAGCGGCTGTCCCCCTACTGCAAGCTGACGGTGGTGGAGATTCCCGAGGTGAAGCTGCCCAAGGACCCCACCCTGGGGGAGATCACCAACGCCCTGTCCAAGGAGGGCGACGCCATCCGCGCCAAAATCCCCCCCAGCTCCCGGGTGGTGGCCCTGTGCGTGGAGGGCCGGATGCGCTCCAGCGAGGAGATTCCCCAAATGTTTCCCGTTCCGGGCCGCAGCCTGGAGAAGCATATGGTCTTTCTCATCGGCGGCAGCTATGGCCTGCACCCCTCGATCAAGGCAGAGGCCAACACCCAGCTGTCCATGTCCCCCATGACCTTCCCTCACCACCTGGCCCGGGTCATGCTCCTGGAGCAAATCTACCGCGCCTTTAAGATTAATGAGGGCTCCAGCTACCATAAATGA
- the ywlF gene encoding Putative sugar phosphate isomerase YwlF, with translation MIAIASDHGGYRLKEHIKAYLAAKGITCEDFGTDSTDSCDYPVFGEAAARAVAEGRCERGIVICTTGIGISISANKVKGIRCALCGDALSAEMTRRHNDANMLAMGAGIVGPMTAERIVDTFLSTGFEGGRHERRVKRMMEIEG, from the coding sequence ATGATCGCCATTGCGTCTGACCACGGCGGCTACCGGCTCAAGGAGCACATCAAGGCCTATCTGGCCGCCAAGGGCATCACCTGCGAGGATTTCGGCACCGACAGCACCGACAGCTGTGACTACCCCGTCTTCGGCGAGGCCGCCGCCCGGGCGGTGGCGGAGGGCCGGTGCGAGCGGGGGATTGTCATCTGCACCACCGGCATCGGCATCTCCATCTCGGCCAATAAGGTGAAGGGAATCCGCTGTGCCCTGTGCGGCGACGCGCTGTCCGCCGAGATGACCCGGCGGCATAACGACGCCAACATGCTGGCTATGGGCGCCGGTATCGTCGGCCCCATGACTGCCGAGCGCATCGTGGACACCTTCCTCTCCACCGGCTTCGAGGGGGGCCGGCATGAGCGGCGGGTCAAGCGGATGATGGAGATCGAGGGATAG
- a CDS encoding IS1182 family transposase ISBcl1: MVDTESLVPPEHLLRQVDAAVDFEKLYEIVEALYSEEEGRRSIDPVVLFKIVLLQHLDGNVSLRGTLRRAQTDIAYRWFLRYTLSEELPHFSTVSYNFRHRYTPETIELVFQWILEEAGSAGALTPAAVFIDGTHIKASANLKKKMKQEVPAAAKRYQEELLAEVNADREAHGKKPLDDEEEPPKAGGKKQDNTSKKKQARRKKAAKKQKTVTVSTTDPESGMFHKGEHERCFAYEAHTACDKSGYVLETVVTPGNVHDSVAFDDVYDKLIQSFPEVETVVADAAYKTPHICKKVFRDGRVLSTAYKRPTTMKGGHPWWSYVYDEYYDCVICPEYHILSYRTTNRDGYREYRSDPKICAQCPTRHLCTKSKSFVKTVLRHIWKGYEELADDARYTPEYKQLYSRRKETIERVFADAKEKHAMRYTVYRGLAQVSNWVRLKFAAMNLKKLARRKARKRFAPPSSTPSSYILFLVNVLPCLASLPDRPFFDKLKAAGIRYQPP, translated from the coding sequence ATGGTGGACACAGAAAGCCTGGTGCCGCCCGAACATCTATTGCGGCAGGTGGATGCAGCGGTAGATTTCGAGAAATTGTACGAAATCGTGGAGGCGTTGTACAGCGAAGAAGAGGGGCGGCGGAGCATCGACCCAGTGGTGCTATTCAAAATCGTATTGCTGCAGCATTTGGATGGGAATGTATCTTTGCGGGGAACGCTGCGCAGAGCCCAGACAGATATAGCATACCGGTGGTTTTTGCGATACACGCTGAGTGAGGAGCTGCCCCATTTTTCCACGGTGAGCTACAACTTCCGGCACCGGTACACCCCGGAAACGATAGAGTTGGTGTTTCAGTGGATATTAGAGGAGGCGGGCAGTGCGGGAGCACTGACCCCGGCGGCGGTATTTATAGATGGGACACACATCAAAGCCAGCGCAAATCTGAAGAAGAAAATGAAGCAGGAAGTACCGGCAGCAGCAAAACGATATCAGGAAGAACTGCTGGCGGAAGTAAACGCGGACCGGGAGGCTCATGGAAAAAAGCCACTGGATGATGAAGAAGAACCACCCAAAGCTGGAGGGAAGAAACAGGACAACACCTCAAAAAAGAAGCAGGCCCGGAGGAAGAAAGCGGCGAAAAAGCAGAAAACAGTAACGGTATCCACCACAGACCCGGAGAGTGGAATGTTCCACAAAGGGGAGCACGAGCGGTGCTTTGCTTATGAGGCCCATACCGCCTGTGACAAGAGCGGTTACGTATTGGAAACAGTGGTCACCCCCGGAAATGTCCATGACAGCGTGGCGTTTGACGATGTTTACGACAAATTGATTCAATCGTTTCCAGAGGTGGAAACAGTGGTGGCAGACGCTGCCTACAAGACCCCGCATATCTGCAAAAAGGTATTTCGAGATGGCCGGGTATTGTCTACAGCCTACAAGCGGCCCACGACGATGAAGGGTGGACATCCCTGGTGGTCTTACGTCTACGATGAATATTATGACTGCGTGATCTGCCCGGAATACCACATCCTGTCCTACCGCACCACCAACCGGGACGGATACCGTGAATACCGCAGCGATCCGAAAATTTGCGCCCAGTGCCCCACCCGGCATTTATGTACAAAATCCAAAAGCTTCGTAAAGACTGTCCTGCGGCACATCTGGAAGGGCTATGAGGAACTGGCCGATGATGCCAGGTACACCCCGGAGTACAAGCAGCTCTATTCAAGGCGCAAAGAGACCATTGAGCGAGTTTTTGCCGATGCAAAAGAAAAACACGCCATGCGCTATACCGTTTACCGTGGTCTGGCCCAGGTTTCCAACTGGGTGAGGCTTAAATTTGCTGCCATGAACCTAAAAAAGTTGGCAAGACGGAAAGCCAGAAAGCGCTTTGCTCCGCCTTCCTCCACACCCTCCTCCTACATTTTATTCCTCGTTAACGTTTTGCCCTGTCTGGCTTCATTACCAGACAGGCCATTTTTCGACAAGCTGAAGGCGGCTGGTATTCGCTACCAGCCGCCTTGA
- the nadD_2 gene encoding nicotinate-nucleotide adenylyltransferase, which yields MSKLVRQINHDIVEALAARKLEGFPNRRAVQDMLRNPAWEAGLEALFPIQERLSCARVLELCAPILEKLCPEPPEKGWGPFCYQYVCRVMFPEGGFAPEGDRCGGGAVFYLTVLQLLLDREREALPFDPMLDFQFLTKEEYERCDKAREYRRFLTAWRQEFLYELMRLGLEYTPFKTLSHISGVHYIAMTAARGLAEAGVEVDLALISGAAAAHDVGKFGCRPGERVPYLHYYYTDQWLLERKMEDISHIASNHSTWDLELESLSVESLLLIYADFRSKSERDKDGNEIVVLYPLDESFQVILSKLDNVDRKKRRRYEFVYGKLHDFEDYMRSLGVDAGLTGERQAPAPRKDPALMGPEETLEGLILLSVEHNLKLMHMLSNERKFGNIIEGARSTKSWQQLRAYLNVFEEYFTYLSARQKAQALNFLYELLMHREGDIRRQAGALIGQIIARFHLVYRKEIPADAQNDPAEEVPFTLWSQYLDMIIFPDHKTTPQQRSHISYTLKLVVESMLHHARPGDIPRFLDALLAYYDEPERTSSDTAFTLLDAARYLPPKHYDEATRDKLVDFAAHFAALDDPRLVTAALQFLRETVRNIPRSHPQMARIAQLVEEIPSRQLTTVFLKCRILRRAGRDVSALEETLYHNDITSEVFLDNLKTATPWVVKVAGVELLRDQVERGLDAHVLHIATHFSNLVKVSERVVVRHTAGSALVHTLSLLRREQRNEVVVELGKGLEMGQYEISKYIPQYLGEAALYLHPSELDEQVLWLKGLLGSPNDSAVAGALNTIAVLLQHYPSYQQRFSEKPEAYEARRQELLGLLLQGLAHYRETVRQEALLVSGKLLFESPILDMGEKARLFALCYRKLFYLSQESASRDGLTLFYRASALAHINRFIAIRRLDRGPFTFEKPERIAFFPGTFDPFTLSHKGIVHAIRDLGFEVYLAVDEFSWSKKAQPHLIRRQIVNLSVAGDFHVHLFPDDIPVNIANPADLKRLTDLFPGQEVYIVAGSDVVANASSYKAEPQPYSIHQMNHVIFRRAGEAELTGRLPINGRVIQLQLPPHLEDISSTRIRENVDLNRDISNFIDPVIQDFIYQNGLYLRDSQDKPMLNAGELEFQWADAPSTELLSALEIHNKHSELVRKSIVDQKDRVLVLAKTGSGHRLGHISYRMLSTAQLFASIPDQELANHVRLRSGGDVLLITSLYAEHGEQHGYYFQLLLSELLARALERECVYGVFRPHSGALTPELEDLLIRQGFTPHPGQEVFWEVDMHAPTVLIQNLETAIQEPLCRNRRVLSAIRRGHERLQRALTGLYPGSLVLTLSANTIHHKLLTKITALNNVPEEPTEPRTLGANMCVPFGKLLRGKMVPNTVTKTLHTDKVFSPDLKESTLEAFPYYAPIPSQVRTLKSFNRPVILVDDLMHPGFRLKRLGPVLRQEGVPVLMVLVGILSGYGKDLMTSWNQPVDCVYFLPRIRQWFVEATLYPFVGGNTVRRRQSPVPGLLPGINHILPYAKPLFQDECGQETALNLSRTCLESALDLMQVLEQEYRILYGRNLTLSRLPEAVILPLCPDKGMCLRYDPNLSASVYLENDLEQLLRQNQ from the coding sequence ATGAGTAAACTGGTCCGGCAGATAAACCATGATATCGTCGAGGCGCTGGCCGCGCGGAAGCTGGAGGGATTTCCCAACCGGCGGGCGGTGCAGGACATGCTCCGGAACCCGGCCTGGGAGGCGGGGCTGGAGGCCCTGTTCCCCATTCAGGAGCGGCTGAGCTGCGCCAGGGTCTTGGAGCTGTGCGCTCCCATTTTGGAAAAACTTTGTCCCGAGCCTCCGGAAAAGGGCTGGGGGCCCTTCTGCTATCAGTATGTCTGCCGCGTCATGTTCCCGGAGGGGGGCTTCGCCCCGGAGGGGGACCGGTGCGGCGGCGGGGCGGTGTTTTATCTCACCGTCCTCCAGCTCCTGCTGGACCGGGAGCGGGAGGCCCTGCCCTTCGACCCGATGCTGGATTTCCAGTTCCTTACAAAGGAGGAGTATGAGCGGTGCGACAAGGCCCGGGAGTACCGCCGGTTCCTCACCGCCTGGAGGCAGGAGTTCCTCTATGAGCTGATGCGCCTGGGGCTGGAGTACACCCCCTTCAAGACCCTCAGCCACATCTCCGGGGTCCACTACATCGCCATGACCGCCGCCCGGGGTCTGGCGGAGGCGGGGGTGGAAGTGGACCTGGCCCTGATCTCCGGGGCCGCCGCCGCCCACGACGTGGGCAAGTTTGGCTGCCGTCCTGGGGAGCGGGTGCCTTACCTCCACTACTACTACACCGACCAGTGGCTGCTGGAGCGGAAGATGGAAGACATCAGCCACATCGCCTCCAACCACTCCACCTGGGACCTGGAGCTGGAGTCTCTGTCGGTGGAGTCCCTGCTGCTTATCTACGCCGATTTCCGTTCCAAGTCGGAGCGGGACAAGGACGGCAATGAGATCGTGGTCCTCTACCCCCTGGACGAGTCCTTCCAGGTAATCCTGTCCAAGCTGGACAACGTGGACAGGAAGAAGCGGCGGCGGTATGAGTTTGTCTACGGCAAGCTCCACGATTTTGAGGACTATATGCGCTCCCTGGGGGTGGACGCGGGCCTCACCGGGGAGAGGCAGGCTCCCGCTCCCCGGAAGGACCCCGCCCTCATGGGGCCGGAGGAGACGCTGGAGGGGCTGATCCTCCTGTCGGTGGAGCACAACCTGAAGCTGATGCACATGTTGTCCAACGAGCGGAAGTTCGGCAACATCATCGAGGGCGCGCGGTCCACCAAGAGCTGGCAGCAGCTGCGGGCCTATCTCAACGTGTTTGAGGAGTACTTCACCTATCTGTCCGCCCGCCAGAAGGCCCAGGCGCTGAACTTCCTCTATGAGCTGCTCATGCACCGTGAGGGTGATATCCGCCGTCAGGCCGGCGCGCTGATCGGACAGATCATCGCCCGGTTCCACCTGGTCTACCGGAAGGAGATCCCCGCCGATGCCCAGAACGACCCGGCGGAGGAGGTGCCCTTCACCCTCTGGAGCCAGTATCTGGACATGATTATCTTCCCCGACCACAAGACCACCCCCCAGCAGCGCTCCCACATCAGCTATACCCTGAAGCTGGTGGTGGAGTCCATGCTCCACCACGCCCGGCCCGGGGACATCCCCCGCTTTCTGGACGCTTTGCTGGCCTACTATGACGAACCGGAGCGCACCAGCTCGGATACCGCCTTCACCCTCCTGGACGCCGCCCGGTATCTCCCCCCCAAGCACTATGATGAGGCGACCCGGGATAAGCTGGTGGACTTCGCCGCCCACTTCGCCGCTCTGGACGATCCGCGGCTGGTCACCGCCGCTCTCCAGTTCCTCCGGGAGACGGTGCGCAATATCCCCCGCAGCCATCCCCAGATGGCCCGGATCGCCCAGCTGGTGGAGGAAATCCCCTCCCGCCAGCTGACCACGGTTTTTCTGAAATGCCGCATTCTGCGCCGGGCGGGCCGGGACGTGTCCGCCCTGGAGGAGACCCTGTACCACAACGACATTACCAGCGAGGTCTTTTTGGACAACCTGAAAACCGCTACGCCCTGGGTTGTCAAGGTAGCCGGAGTGGAGCTGCTCCGGGATCAGGTGGAACGGGGTCTGGACGCCCATGTTCTGCACATTGCCACCCATTTTTCCAACCTGGTCAAGGTTTCGGAGCGGGTGGTGGTCCGGCACACCGCCGGCTCCGCCCTGGTTCACACCCTGTCCCTGCTGCGCAGGGAACAGCGCAACGAGGTGGTGGTGGAGCTGGGCAAGGGCCTGGAGATGGGCCAGTATGAGATCTCCAAATATATCCCCCAGTATCTGGGCGAGGCCGCCCTCTACCTCCACCCCAGCGAGCTGGACGAACAGGTCCTGTGGCTCAAGGGCCTGCTGGGCTCCCCCAACGACTCGGCGGTGGCCGGGGCGCTGAACACCATCGCCGTCCTGCTCCAGCACTATCCCTCCTATCAACAGCGCTTCTCCGAGAAGCCGGAGGCCTATGAGGCCCGCCGGCAGGAGCTGCTGGGCCTGCTCCTCCAGGGGCTGGCCCACTACCGGGAGACGGTGCGGCAGGAGGCTCTGCTGGTTTCCGGCAAGCTGCTGTTTGAAAGCCCCATCCTGGACATGGGGGAGAAGGCCCGGCTGTTCGCTCTGTGCTACCGGAAGCTGTTCTACCTGTCTCAGGAGTCCGCCAGCCGGGATGGGCTGACACTGTTCTACCGGGCCTCCGCCCTGGCCCACATCAACCGTTTTATCGCCATCCGCCGGCTGGACCGCGGCCCCTTCACCTTCGAGAAGCCCGAGCGGATCGCCTTCTTCCCCGGCACCTTCGACCCCTTCACCCTGTCCCACAAGGGCATCGTTCACGCCATTCGGGACCTGGGGTTTGAGGTCTATCTGGCGGTGGACGAATTCTCCTGGTCCAAGAAGGCCCAGCCCCACCTGATCCGCCGTCAGATCGTCAACCTGTCGGTGGCGGGGGACTTCCACGTCCACCTCTTCCCCGACGATATCCCGGTGAACATCGCCAACCCCGCCGACCTGAAGCGGCTCACCGACCTGTTCCCCGGACAGGAGGTCTACATCGTGGCGGGCAGCGACGTGGTGGCCAACGCCTCCTCCTATAAGGCGGAGCCTCAGCCCTACTCCATCCACCAGATGAACCACGTCATTTTCCGCCGGGCGGGGGAGGCGGAGCTGACCGGCCGCCTGCCCATCAACGGCCGGGTGATCCAGCTTCAGCTGCCTCCCCATCTGGAGGACATCAGCTCCACCCGCATCCGGGAGAACGTGGACCTGAACCGGGACATCTCCAACTTCATCGACCCGGTGATTCAGGATTTCATCTATCAGAACGGCCTCTACCTCCGGGACAGCCAGGATAAACCCATGCTCAACGCCGGGGAGCTGGAGTTCCAGTGGGCCGACGCGCCGTCGACTGAGCTGCTGTCCGCCCTGGAGATTCACAACAAGCACAGCGAGCTGGTCCGGAAGAGCATTGTGGACCAGAAGGACCGGGTGCTGGTTCTGGCAAAGACGGGGAGCGGCCACAGACTGGGACACATCAGCTATCGGATGCTGTCCACCGCCCAGCTCTTTGCCTCCATCCCCGACCAGGAGCTGGCCAATCACGTCCGCCTGCGGTCGGGGGGCGATGTGCTTCTGATCACCTCCCTCTACGCCGAGCACGGCGAGCAGCACGGGTACTATTTCCAGCTGCTCCTCAGCGAGCTGCTGGCCCGCGCCCTGGAGCGGGAGTGCGTCTACGGCGTCTTCCGCCCCCACAGCGGGGCGCTGACCCCGGAGCTGGAAGACCTGCTTATCCGCCAGGGCTTCACTCCCCACCCGGGCCAGGAGGTGTTCTGGGAGGTCGATATGCACGCCCCCACCGTCCTCATCCAGAATCTGGAGACCGCCATTCAGGAGCCCCTGTGCCGCAACCGCCGGGTGCTGTCCGCCATCCGCCGGGGCCACGAGCGGCTGCAAAGAGCCCTCACCGGGCTGTATCCCGGCTCCCTGGTCCTCACCCTGTCGGCCAACACCATCCACCACAAGCTGCTGACCAAGATCACCGCCCTGAACAACGTGCCCGAGGAGCCCACCGAGCCCAGGACCCTGGGGGCGAACATGTGCGTCCCCTTCGGAAAGCTGCTCCGGGGCAAGATGGTGCCCAACACGGTGACCAAGACCCTCCACACCGACAAGGTGTTCTCCCCCGACCTGAAGGAGAGCACCCTGGAGGCCTTCCCCTACTACGCCCCCATCCCCAGCCAGGTGCGTACCCTCAAGTCCTTCAACCGCCCGGTCATTCTGGTGGACGACCTGATGCACCCCGGCTTCCGCCTCAAGCGGCTGGGGCCCGTCCTGCGGCAGGAGGGGGTGCCCGTCCTGATGGTGCTGGTGGGTATCCTGTCGGGATATGGCAAGGATTTGATGACATCCTGGAATCAGCCTGTGGACTGCGTGTACTTCCTGCCCCGCATCCGCCAGTGGTTTGTGGAGGCCACCCTATACCCCTTTGTGGGGGGCAATACCGTCCGGCGGCGGCAGTCTCCGGTGCCCGGACTGCTGCCCGGCATCAACCACATCCTGCCCTACGCCAAGCCCCTGTTCCAAGACGAGTGCGGCCAGGAGACCGCCCTGAACCTGTCCCGGACCTGCCTGGAGTCCGCCCTGGACCTGATGCAGGTGCTGGAGCAGGAGTACCGCATCCTCTATGGCCGGAACCTCACCCTCTCCCGCCTGCCCGAGGCAGTGATCCTCCCCCTCTGCCCCGACAAGGGCATGTGCCTGCGCTACGACCCCAACCTGTCCGCCTCTGTCTATCTGGAGAACGACCTGGAGCAGCTGCTAAGGCAGAATCAGTGA